A stretch of DNA from Thermoanaerobaculia bacterium:
CCCGGCGGTGACCGCGAGGAGATCGATCTCCCCGAGAGCGGTCCCGGCCGACGTCAGGCTCTCCTCGAGGACCGCCGGGAGGTTCTCCAGATGATGCCGCGAGGCGATCTCGGGGACGACGCCGCCGTAGCGGGCGTGCATCGCCATCTGCGACGAGACGACGTTGGAGAGGATGCGCCCGTCGCCGTCCAGGACGGCGGCGGACGTCTCGTCGCAGGAGGTTTCGATTCCGAGGATCCTCATCGGCCCCGATCGTAGCGCACGGCCTCCGCGAAGGAAGGAGGCTCCTGGTGGCGGCGAGTTCGGGGGCCGGTCCCACCCCCTCACCCGCGCGCCGGAGCGCGCGACCTCTCCCTCGAGGGGAGAGGTGAAGCACGGTCGGCTCGCCACCCCGGCGGCCGCGGAGAAGGGGCGCGGGCGGCGCGATCTCGCCCCGCCTCTCCCTCGATGGGAGAGGCCGCCACGCCGGGCGCTCCGGAGGAGCGAAGGCGTGCGGGTGAGGGTGACCGGTTTCCCGTGATAAACGCATCGCGGGGAGGCACCGATGTTCTACTGGTCGATGGTCTTCGTCGTCCTCGGCAACGTTCTGTACCACGTCTCGCAGAAGTCGATCCCCCGCGGCCTCGATCCCGTTTTCTCCGTCTTCGTGAGCTACGTGACCGCGCTCGCGCTCGCGGCGCTCCTCCTGCCGTTTGCGGCGTCGCGGCCGCTGCGGGAGTCGTGGCGCCAGACGACGTGGGCGAGCGTCGGTGTCGGAGTCGGCGCGTTCGTCATCGAGTTCGCCTTTCTCTTCGTGTACCGGTCCGGATGGAACATCAGCCTGGCGTCCTTCGCCGGAAGCGCGGCGCTCGCGGCGATCCTCGTGCCCGTCGGAGTGCTGCTCTTCCGGGAGCGGCTCTCCTGGGTGAACGTCGTCGGCCTGCTCTTCTGCCTGCTCGGGTTCTTCCTGGTCACGCGCCCGGCGGCTTCCTGACCGCGCGATAGGATTCCGTTGATGGCGCAACACGTCGGCATCGTCGCCTGCAGCGCGGAGGGCGCGGCCCTCTGCTACCGGACGATCGCGCTCGAGGCCCAGGCGACGATGGGCGAGCACGACCACCCGCGGGTGACGCTCGACTCGATCCCGATGGCCGAGCACATGGTCTTCATCCGGGGCGACGACTGGGCCGGGGTCGCGGACCTGCTGCTCGACTCGGCGAGAGCGGTCGCCGCCGCCGGGGCGGATTTCGGGATCTGTCCCGACAACACGGTTCACCAGGCGTTCCCGTTCCTGACGCCGCGTTCGCCGATCCCGTTCCTTCACATCGCCGACGTCGTGGCGCAGGAAGCCCGAAAACGCGGACTCCGAAAGCTCGGAGTCCTCGGCACCCGCTACTTGATGGAATCGGGAGTCTATCCGGCCGCGCTTTCGCCGCTCGGCATCGAGCGGGAGATCCCCGGGCCCGCGGTCCGGGAGAGGATCAACACGATCATCTTTCAGGAGCTCGTCAACGGAATCTTCACCGAGTCCTCGCGGCTCTATTTCAACGAGGTGATGGAAGAGCTCGCCGGCCGGGGATGCGACGCCGCGGTCCTCGGCTGCACCGAGATCCCGCTGATCGTGCGACCCGACGATGCGCCGCTCCCCACGCTCGATTCGACGAGACTCCTCGCCCGGGCGGCGATCGCCCGGGCGCTCGCCGGAAAGGAGATCCGATCATGACCCGTTCACCGGTGAGCTCCCGCCTCCAGGCTTTCGGCACCACGATCTTCTCGGAGATGACCCGCCTCGCGAACGAACATCACGCGGTCAACCTCTCCCAGGGCTTCCCCGATTTCGACGGCCCGGAATTCGCGAAGGCGGCCGCGATCGCGGCGATCCGCGCCGGCCACGGCCAGTACGCCCGGGTGACCGGCATCCCGGAGCTCCATCGGAAGCTCTCGGAAAAGTACCGGCGCGACTGGGGGCTCGAATACGCGGCCGACTCGGAGATCACGATCACTTCCGGCGCGACGGAGGCGATCTTCGACGCGATCAACGGCGTCTGCGACGCGGGCGACGAGGTGATCCTGTTCGAGCCCTTCTACGACTCGTACCGCGCGAGCATCGCCATGGCGGGCGCCTCCGCGCGCTTCGTGACGCTCCATGCTCCCGACTGGCGCTTCGATCTCGCCGAGCTCGAGGCGGCCTTCACGCCCCGGACGCGCGCGATCGTCGTGAACACGCCCCACAACCCGACCGGGAAGCTCTTCTCGCGGGAAGAGCTCGAAGCGATCGCGCGCCTTTGCCGCGAGCGCGACGTCCTGTGCATCACCGACGAGGTGTACGAGCACCTCGTGTACGAGGGGAGGCACGTGCCGATGGCGTCGATCCCCGGGATGAGGGAGCGCACGATCACGATCTCGTCTTTCGGCAAGACGTTCTCGCTGACCGGCTGGAAGATCGGCTGGGCGGCCGCGCCTGCGAATCTCACGGCGGCCGTCCGCGCCGCGCACCAGTTCGTCACGTTCGCGACGGCCACCCCGCTCCAGTTCGCCGCCGCGGCGGCCCTCGACGCGCCGAAGAGCTACTACGACGGATTTCTCGCCTCCTTTCGGGCCAAACGCGACTACCTGACCTCGGAGCTTTCCCGCATCGGCTTCGACGTCCACCCGACGCACGGGACGTACTTCTGCTGCGCCGGCTTCTCGAAGTTCCACGCGGGCGACGACGCGGCCTTCTGCCGGTGGCTGACGACCGAGATCGGCGTCGCGGCGCTGCCGCCGTCGTCGTTCTACGGCCGGTCGGACGAAGGAAAGAAGTACGCGCGGTTCGCCTTCTGCAAGAAGGACGAAACCCTCCGAGAGGCCGTCGCGCGCCTGAAGAAGAACCTTGCTCCCCGAGCGTCAACGGCCGCCGCAGCGGACGCTTCGACCTCCCCCTCTCCACCTGGAGAGGGGGCCGGGGGGTGAGGTTTCACCGATGCGCGTAGCGCTCGTGCAGTTCGACATCGCCTGGGAGGACGTCGCCGAGAACCACCGGCGCGTCGCCGAGCGGCTCGAGCGGGCCGCGGCGGACGGCGCCCGGCTCGCGCTCCTGCCCGAGATGTTCCCGACCGGTTTCTCGATGGACGCCTCCGGCATCGCGCAGGAGCCGGGCGGGCCGACCGAGACGTTCCTCCGCGACCAGGCCGCCAAGCACGGTATGTGGATCATCGGGAGCGTTCCCGAGGCGGGCGAGC
This window harbors:
- a CDS encoding methionine aminotransferase, producing MTRSPVSSRLQAFGTTIFSEMTRLANEHHAVNLSQGFPDFDGPEFAKAAAIAAIRAGHGQYARVTGIPELHRKLSEKYRRDWGLEYAADSEITITSGATEAIFDAINGVCDAGDEVILFEPFYDSYRASIAMAGASARFVTLHAPDWRFDLAELEAAFTPRTRAIVVNTPHNPTGKLFSREELEAIARLCRERDVLCITDEVYEHLVYEGRHVPMASIPGMRERTITISSFGKTFSLTGWKIGWAAAPANLTAAVRAAHQFVTFATATPLQFAAAAALDAPKSYYDGFLASFRAKRDYLTSELSRIGFDVHPTHGTYFCCAGFSKFHAGDDAAFCRWLTTEIGVAALPPSSFYGRSDEGKKYARFAFCKKDETLREAVARLKKNLAPRASTAAAADASTSPSPPGEGAGG
- a CDS encoding amino acid racemase, whose protein sequence is MAQHVGIVACSAEGAALCYRTIALEAQATMGEHDHPRVTLDSIPMAEHMVFIRGDDWAGVADLLLDSARAVAAAGADFGICPDNTVHQAFPFLTPRSPIPFLHIADVVAQEARKRGLRKLGVLGTRYLMESGVYPAALSPLGIEREIPGPAVRERINTIIFQELVNGIFTESSRLYFNEVMEELAGRGCDAAVLGCTEIPLIVRPDDAPLPTLDSTRLLARAAIARALAGKEIRS
- a CDS encoding EamA family transporter, with translation MFYWSMVFVVLGNVLYHVSQKSIPRGLDPVFSVFVSYVTALALAALLLPFAASRPLRESWRQTTWASVGVGVGAFVIEFAFLFVYRSGWNISLASFAGSAALAAILVPVGVLLFRERLSWVNVVGLLFCLLGFFLVTRPAAS